From Candidatus Manganitrophus morganii, the proteins below share one genomic window:
- a CDS encoding metal ABC transporter permease, whose translation MLESIPIIGRLLLAENGGMTFWEALPILQSGVVASIMVALLAGYLGIYVILKRIVFVSAALSQISSLGIAFFFLGSALLGSGAASAGLLPAEEGIVNGPLLSSLFFGCVTASILAVQVGEKKLTRESILGIGYALPAGLVFLILDKLAAETHDIENILFGNVIFVPERHLWLLAGTLVGVFSIHFLLYKRFVYISFDPETAQATGSNVRLLNQVLFVTLAFTISVSIAAIGALPVFSFLVMPAASALMLTDRLKIAFSLSMIFGVLSAAIGFYLSFVYSLPTGPAMLGAAGFFLIPGIIKRVLGR comes from the coding sequence ATGCTTGAGTCAATCCCGATCATCGGCAGACTTCTTCTGGCGGAAAACGGCGGAATGACCTTTTGGGAGGCCCTCCCCATCCTTCAGAGCGGAGTCGTCGCCTCGATCATGGTCGCCCTGTTGGCCGGATATCTCGGCATCTATGTGATCTTAAAACGGATCGTCTTCGTCTCGGCAGCGCTCTCCCAGATCTCCTCACTTGGGATTGCCTTCTTCTTTCTCGGAAGTGCTCTTCTGGGGAGCGGGGCTGCTTCCGCCGGGTTGCTTCCGGCGGAAGAGGGGATCGTGAACGGGCCGCTTCTCTCCTCGCTCTTCTTCGGTTGTGTAACCGCCTCAATTCTGGCGGTACAGGTCGGGGAGAAGAAGCTGACGCGGGAGAGCATCCTCGGCATCGGATATGCCTTACCGGCGGGACTCGTTTTTCTGATCCTCGATAAGCTGGCGGCCGAGACCCACGATATTGAGAATATTCTCTTCGGAAATGTCATCTTCGTCCCGGAGCGTCATCTCTGGCTGCTTGCCGGGACACTCGTCGGAGTCTTTTCGATTCACTTTCTGCTCTATAAGCGTTTTGTTTATATCTCTTTTGACCCGGAGACGGCGCAGGCGACCGGGTCGAATGTCCGCTTGCTGAACCAGGTTCTTTTCGTTACCTTGGCATTTACGATCTCGGTCTCGATCGCGGCGATCGGCGCCCTTCCGGTTTTCTCGTTCCTGGTCATGCCGGCTGCCTCGGCGTTGATGCTGACTGATCGTTTGAAGATCGCATTTTCGCTGTCGATGATCTTCGGCGTTCTTTCGGCGGCGATTGGATTTTATCTCTCATTTGTTTACTCGTTGCCGACCGGCCCGGCAATGCTTGGAGCGGCTGGATTCTTTTTGATCCCTGGGATCATCAAGAGGGTATTGGGACGATGA
- a CDS encoding ABC transporter permease subunit: MNPYFTVIQHELAQARASRRFWLLLMTATLLIFLAVAQGSLLYQRQTAERVKLEQSAQAEWVSQEAKRPHVAHHFGKWVVKPLSPLSIFDRGVEDYLGQQIVLDAHNSSDPVGSNAEEDPLLAQIGAFDLAFVTAFLLPLMVIFLTYDAVCGEKERGTLRMVLSHPISRKSFLLGKWSANGLIILIAFGIPLAAGILIAPIIFSIDFHADELLRLLALLGASLAYLLFFAFCAMWVSSITPRPATALGYLFVIWVTAVFFLPKMSVFIAEQVHALPDPVLLHREQAEIREARQEWRNVRFNEVVQELRKKFPEIPEDFAFTAMTQSERAPADWRVDPTGVMAMESNAQLNALRRKAIDKVKGQYERQERLAMRTALVSPTTSFLNVSMALAGTDPARHRHFKEQVDEFFITLGSFFNDLWGKNVQTFNDWEGVPSFQYREEPPTAVWSRFIGWFFILTIFCVVAAVGSILQLNRYDVR, from the coding sequence ATGAATCCCTATTTCACGGTCATTCAACACGAGCTGGCGCAGGCGCGGGCCAGCCGCCGTTTCTGGCTTCTCTTGATGACCGCGACCCTCCTCATTTTTCTAGCGGTGGCGCAGGGAAGCCTTCTCTATCAGCGACAGACTGCCGAACGAGTGAAGTTGGAGCAATCGGCCCAGGCGGAGTGGGTTTCTCAAGAAGCGAAGCGTCCCCATGTGGCGCATCACTTCGGCAAGTGGGTCGTCAAGCCGCTCTCGCCCCTCTCGATCTTTGACCGAGGGGTGGAAGACTACTTGGGACAGCAGATCGTCCTCGACGCGCACAACAGCAGCGACCCGGTCGGGAGCAACGCCGAGGAAGATCCGCTTCTGGCCCAGATCGGCGCGTTCGATCTCGCCTTCGTCACCGCCTTTCTTCTCCCGCTCATGGTGATCTTTTTAACCTATGACGCCGTCTGCGGGGAGAAGGAACGGGGGACCCTCCGGATGGTCCTTTCTCATCCGATCTCCAGAAAATCGTTTCTTCTCGGTAAGTGGAGCGCGAACGGCCTGATCATTCTCATCGCGTTCGGGATCCCCCTCGCTGCCGGCATACTCATCGCGCCGATCATCTTCAGTATCGATTTTCACGCCGACGAGCTTCTCCGTCTTCTCGCTCTTCTCGGCGCCTCGTTGGCATATCTTCTCTTTTTCGCTTTTTGCGCGATGTGGGTTTCATCGATCACCCCCCGGCCCGCAACCGCTTTGGGATACCTGTTTGTCATCTGGGTCACGGCGGTCTTTTTTCTCCCGAAGATGTCGGTATTCATCGCGGAGCAGGTCCATGCCTTGCCCGATCCGGTTCTCCTACACCGGGAACAGGCGGAGATCCGGGAGGCCCGGCAGGAGTGGCGGAATGTCCGGTTCAATGAGGTCGTGCAGGAGCTTCGGAAGAAATTCCCCGAGATCCCGGAAGACTTCGCGTTTACCGCGATGACGCAGAGCGAACGGGCGCCGGCCGACTGGCGGGTCGACCCGACCGGCGTCATGGCGATGGAGTCCAATGCCCAGTTGAATGCGCTGCGGCGGAAAGCGATCGACAAGGTCAAAGGACAATACGAGCGGCAGGAGCGTTTGGCCATGCGGACGGCGCTGGTTTCTCCCACCACTTCGTTTTTGAACGTCTCGATGGCCCTCGCCGGAACCGATCCGGCGCGTCATCGGCATTTCAAGGAACAGGTCGATGAATTTTTTATCACGCTGGGGTCTTTTTTCAACGACCTCTGGGGCAAGAATGTCCAGACGTTCAACGACTGGGAGGGGGTTCCGAGTTTTCAATACCGGGAAGAGCCGCCCACGGCGGTATGGAGCCGGTTTATCGGATGGTTCTTCATCTTGACGATCTTCTGTGTCGTTGCGGCGGTCGGATCGATCTTGCAGCTCAACCGCTACGATGTCCGATAG
- a CDS encoding capsule assembly Wzi family protein, with translation MVVLMLGVFISKAPSAEAHTKGVSLSRYGLVDVSWTANIVYGAFTNYDEGVNPVKLGDRQFEGLSVTSFDLAFSQDCFILYANLPCKWALFTAFAQDEAAIEEAFILFHKLPFSLQAKTGIFRVNFMKLNQYHDHEWAFADPPLISTFFLGVDGVHNVGLEFNWQPPTPVFMELSAALMRGPVGNFDRTFPGEWDEVAGDVSANEFIFFSRATTFFDLTLNSNLEFGASFATGKNKSNTMDFADPGFNPLAIDAGLGDRTILYGADFTYQWKPAPYSPYVRWTTEYLAGKRENPVVLALDRSTRAPGVDLESQVVSTVMEDDTIGGMYTELAYRFSYYWEVDGRFDYVGIPRGHEDRQARYTASLRYYINPVSRISFQYNHTDQSGADEDYDVFYVQFNIGGGTVTPGLGKFYNLF, from the coding sequence TTGGTTGTTCTGATGCTCGGCGTTTTTATTTCTAAGGCGCCCTCTGCAGAAGCCCACACCAAAGGGGTCAGCTTAAGCCGTTATGGATTGGTCGATGTCTCCTGGACGGCAAACATCGTCTATGGGGCCTTTACCAATTATGACGAGGGGGTGAATCCAGTCAAGCTGGGCGACCGGCAATTTGAGGGCTTGTCCGTGACCAGCTTCGATCTGGCCTTCTCTCAGGATTGTTTTATTCTCTATGCCAACCTTCCGTGTAAGTGGGCGCTCTTTACGGCATTTGCACAGGATGAGGCTGCAATTGAAGAGGCATTTATCCTTTTTCATAAATTGCCTTTTTCCCTTCAGGCGAAAACTGGAATCTTTCGAGTCAATTTTATGAAGTTAAACCAGTATCACGACCATGAATGGGCCTTTGCCGATCCTCCTTTGATCTCGACCTTCTTCCTTGGCGTCGATGGGGTTCATAATGTCGGACTTGAGTTCAATTGGCAACCGCCAACGCCGGTCTTCATGGAGCTATCGGCTGCTCTCATGCGAGGTCCGGTCGGAAACTTCGACCGCACCTTCCCTGGTGAATGGGATGAGGTGGCGGGGGATGTTAGCGCCAATGAGTTTATTTTCTTTAGCCGGGCAACGACCTTCTTTGATCTGACCCTCAATTCCAACCTGGAGTTCGGAGCCTCTTTTGCGACGGGAAAGAATAAGAGCAACACAATGGACTTTGCTGATCCTGGCTTTAATCCGCTCGCAATCGACGCAGGTTTGGGCGACCGAACCATCCTCTACGGCGCCGATTTTACGTATCAATGGAAGCCGGCTCCATACAGCCCGTATGTTCGATGGACAACCGAGTATTTGGCAGGGAAACGGGAAAATCCGGTCGTATTGGCGCTCGACCGTTCCACCCGCGCCCCTGGGGTCGATCTTGAAAGCCAGGTTGTAAGTACGGTCATGGAGGATGATACAATCGGCGGTATGTATACGGAACTAGCTTATCGATTCTCTTACTATTGGGAGGTCGATGGCCGCTTTGATTATGTCGGTATTCCGAGGGGGCACGAAGACCGACAGGCCCGTTATACCGCCAGTCTCCGGTATTACATCAACCCTGTCAGCCGGATCAGCTTCCAATATAATCATACCGATCAATCCGGCGCGGATGAAGACTATGACGTTTTTTATGTCCAATTCAATATCGGCGGCGGAACGGTTACGCCGGGGTTGGGCAAGTTTTACAATCTATTCTAG
- a CDS encoding metal ABC transporter ATP-binding protein, with protein MQVSAKDLTIGYRRTPILSEINVSIDRGDFWGIVGPNGAGKTTLVKTLLGIIPPLSGVVERAPGVRFGYVPQRGVIDDIFPVTVRDVVLMGRYPFLGLPGRLEKKDHDLAAHFIEKVGMTSQVNKPYRALSGGQKQRTLIARALAGEPDILVLDEPTDGMDIAGESTIMQLLLDLHKEARLSLVMITHMLNLISNYAHKLIIIHRENQTVKIGDTETLLTNATLKEIYQLDIDAHLLHGHKYFFVHRHSDHDHPDRKGDHEHGGQGDHEHA; from the coding sequence ATGCAGGTTTCAGCGAAAGATTTAACAATCGGCTATCGACGCACCCCGATTCTCTCGGAAATTAACGTCTCAATTGATCGGGGGGATTTCTGGGGGATCGTCGGGCCGAACGGGGCCGGTAAGACCACCCTGGTTAAGACGCTTTTGGGGATTATTCCTCCCTTGAGCGGGGTGGTGGAGCGGGCGCCGGGGGTTCGGTTCGGTTATGTTCCCCAGCGAGGCGTCATCGATGATATCTTCCCGGTGACTGTCCGTGATGTGGTTCTAATGGGGCGATATCCATTTCTTGGATTGCCGGGACGGCTGGAGAAGAAAGATCACGATCTTGCTGCACATTTCATCGAAAAGGTCGGGATGACGTCTCAGGTAAACAAACCGTATCGGGCGCTCTCAGGAGGACAGAAGCAACGAACACTCATCGCCCGTGCGCTTGCAGGCGAGCCTGATATTTTGGTGTTGGATGAGCCGACCGATGGGATGGACATTGCCGGGGAGAGCACCATTATGCAGCTCCTCCTCGACCTTCACAAAGAGGCGAGGTTATCGTTGGTGATGATCACCCATATGCTTAATCTGATCTCGAATTATGCGCATAAGCTGATTATCATCCACCGTGAGAATCAGACGGTGAAAATCGGCGACACGGAGACGTTGCTGACGAACGCCACGCTCAAAGAGATCTATCAGCTCGATATCGACGCGCATCTCCTCCACGGACATAAGTATTTCTTCGTCCATCGCCACAGCGATCACGACCATCCCGATCGGAAGGGGGATCACGAACATGGCGGGCAGGGGGATCACGAACATGCTTGA
- a CDS encoding TonB family protein — MSPSTVAATLVSILLHAAFFWIRPSAPEKIATPPAQTIRIQIAAATASTPPKKRVEAPLSRVEKKAIPPKEKPKRNPPLPEPIPVKEVEPDAPPEEMPALQEPPVAITPEVPAVEVAEALPVSEEPTVVDVEPVSEIEPLPMQPIHLTPSPGMPDDGLGPFRKALLKQIAGHRLYPKRARDRGIEGMVYVQFTIDPKGRVHEVEILPPAEAHPLLVQAAMETIRKASPLPPVPDFLKGQDRIVIILGMRFELK; from the coding sequence GTGAGTCCATCGACCGTCGCGGCCACTTTGGTTTCGATCTTGCTCCATGCGGCGTTCTTTTGGATTCGTCCGTCTGCGCCAGAAAAGATCGCCACGCCGCCGGCTCAGACTATTCGGATTCAGATCGCCGCTGCCACGGCCTCTACCCCTCCGAAGAAAAGGGTTGAGGCGCCTCTAAGCCGGGTCGAAAAAAAAGCAATTCCTCCAAAAGAAAAACCAAAACGGAACCCCCCTCTTCCAGAGCCGATTCCGGTTAAGGAAGTTGAGCCCGACGCGCCTCCAGAGGAGATGCCGGCTCTCCAGGAACCCCCTGTTGCCATAACGCCTGAGGTCCCGGCGGTGGAAGTGGCGGAAGCGCTGCCGGTTTCGGAGGAGCCGACTGTGGTGGATGTGGAGCCGGTCTCCGAAATCGAACCGCTCCCGATGCAACCGATTCACCTTACCCCATCGCCAGGAATGCCCGATGATGGCCTCGGTCCTTTTAGGAAAGCATTGTTAAAACAGATCGCGGGCCACCGGCTCTATCCAAAGCGGGCGCGAGATCGTGGGATTGAAGGAATGGTTTATGTTCAGTTTACGATCGACCCGAAAGGCCGTGTGCACGAGGTGGAGATCCTTCCTCCCGCGGAGGCGCATCCCTTACTGGTACAGGCGGCGATGGAGACAATCCGCAAGGCATCGCCCCTCCCTCCCGTCCCGGATTTTCTGAAGGGGCAGGACCGGATCGTCATCATTCTCGGCATGCGGTTCGAATTGAAATAA
- a CDS encoding biopolymer transporter ExbD produces MFRLKRSGEEEAATGIDMTPMIDMVFQLLIFFMLTSIIAARPVLDLVLPQADQAKPKEEKEEIHLLLRKGGEIFIDEAPVTRQDLPEVLKDRIEAGKTKTLFLSADRQVQFHHFVDLLDLAKGLGVPDLAIVTRSADGESE; encoded by the coding sequence ATGTTTCGTCTCAAGAGATCCGGAGAGGAGGAAGCGGCGACGGGAATCGACATGACGCCGATGATCGATATGGTTTTTCAACTTCTTATCTTCTTCATGCTCACATCCATCATCGCTGCTCGACCGGTCCTCGACCTGGTTCTCCCTCAGGCCGATCAGGCGAAACCGAAAGAGGAGAAGGAAGAGATCCATCTCCTCCTCCGTAAAGGAGGGGAGATCTTCATCGACGAGGCGCCGGTCACCCGGCAAGATTTGCCGGAGGTTTTGAAGGATCGGATCGAAGCGGGGAAGACGAAGACCCTTTTCCTCTCGGCGGATCGGCAAGTTCAATTTCATCATTTCGTCGATCTGTTGGATTTAGCCAAGGGGTTGGGGGTGCCCGATTTGGCGATCGTCACCCGTTCGGCGGATGGAGAATCGGAGTGA
- a CDS encoding metal ABC transporter substrate-binding protein has product MKKTILGIFALIFLGAAPSWAKLNIVTSFPQDAAIVKAIAQDKADVKSLTLASQDPHAIQLKPNLAVMLNRADLLIVNGQDMELAWLPTALTNARNSEILEGAPGYLNPSEGVELIPYSPEELLSTPFFTTNIIAGTQSAGGGQVSVVRGNHHYWLDPANGLIVAQNIANKLAEIDPSNADFYQTNLTQFQSALKERIAKWDAMMEPFKGTPLVSYHRDWIYLIKRHGLKHAGYIEPRETIPPSAAEMASLIQKMKAQKIPLIVTSPWQNLRIPKEVAKQTGATHLVLPSSVGEDVGVKDYFDLFEVVYGKLTDTLKGIQ; this is encoded by the coding sequence ATGAAAAAGACCATTTTGGGAATCTTCGCTTTAATCTTTTTGGGAGCCGCTCCGTCTTGGGCAAAGCTGAATATCGTGACCAGCTTTCCCCAGGATGCCGCGATTGTGAAAGCGATTGCACAGGATAAAGCCGACGTCAAGAGTCTCACGCTGGCGTCCCAGGACCCCCACGCCATCCAGCTGAAGCCGAATCTCGCGGTGATGCTCAATCGGGCGGATCTTCTAATCGTCAATGGTCAAGATATGGAGCTCGCCTGGCTTCCGACCGCGCTGACAAATGCCAGAAATTCTGAAATACTGGAAGGAGCGCCGGGCTATCTGAATCCGTCGGAGGGGGTCGAGCTCATTCCTTACTCCCCGGAAGAATTGTTGAGCACCCCCTTTTTCACAACCAATATTATCGCCGGAACGCAGTCGGCGGGGGGAGGGCAGGTATCGGTCGTTCGGGGGAATCACCACTATTGGCTCGATCCTGCGAACGGTCTGATTGTGGCCCAGAACATTGCCAATAAATTGGCCGAAATTGATCCGAGCAATGCGGACTTCTACCAAACGAATTTAACCCAATTTCAGAGTGCCCTGAAAGAGCGGATCGCAAAGTGGGATGCGATGATGGAGCCGTTCAAAGGGACCCCCCTGGTGAGTTACCATCGGGATTGGATTTACCTGATCAAACGTCATGGCTTAAAACACGCCGGCTACATTGAGCCGCGTGAGACCATTCCGCCCAGTGCCGCGGAGATGGCTTCCCTGATTCAGAAGATGAAAGCTCAAAAAATTCCTTTGATCGTCACCTCCCCGTGGCAGAATCTTCGTATTCCGAAAGAAGTCGCAAAGCAAACCGGCGCAACCCATCTCGTTCTTCCCTCGTCTGTGGGGGAGGATGTCGGCGTGAAAGACTACTTCGACCTCTTTGAGGTGGTCTATGGTAAACTCACGGACACGTTGAAGGGTATTCAATGA
- a CDS encoding MotA/TolQ/ExbB proton channel family protein, which produces MFDLYLKGGIWMHPILLASIVAVTLILERGWFFLRISASPYSLFDHLKDHLSRGDIKGARSAAEQIRGPIGAVLKEGLSAPEEEIEIIQESMSIRGEEMLQSANRGIPALALIASISTMLGLLGTVVGMVETFQQVAEMKESVSPALLASGIWTALITTVGGLLVAIPTLIAHHYLKSRVSHLRFQLEHYGSELLLLLKKYRFQEIKEKERVREAVIGLTTPNGR; this is translated from the coding sequence ATGTTTGATCTCTATCTTAAAGGCGGGATCTGGATGCACCCGATCCTTCTCGCTTCGATCGTGGCGGTCACCCTCATCCTGGAGCGGGGATGGTTTTTTTTGAGGATCTCCGCATCCCCTTATTCTTTGTTCGACCACCTGAAAGATCACCTCTCACGAGGCGATATCAAGGGAGCGCGGAGCGCGGCCGAGCAGATTCGCGGGCCGATCGGTGCCGTTTTGAAGGAGGGCCTCTCCGCTCCGGAAGAGGAGATCGAGATCATCCAGGAGTCGATGTCGATTCGGGGCGAGGAGATGTTGCAAAGCGCCAACCGGGGAATTCCGGCGCTGGCCCTAATCGCATCCATCTCCACCATGCTCGGATTGCTCGGCACGGTTGTGGGGATGGTCGAGACGTTTCAACAGGTGGCGGAGATGAAGGAAAGCGTCTCCCCGGCCCTCCTCGCGTCGGGGATCTGGACCGCGCTCATCACCACCGTGGGGGGGCTTCTGGTGGCCATTCCGACCCTCATCGCCCATCACTATCTTAAATCGAGGGTGTCTCATCTTCGTTTCCAGTTGGAACATTATGGAAGCGAGCTCCTTCTCCTCCTGAAGAAATACCGCTTCCAGGAAATTAAGGAGAAGGAGAGGGTGAGAGAGGCCGTGATCGGCTTAACAACACCGAACGGCAGATAA